A region of the Candidatus Uhrbacteria bacterium genome:
ATGTTCGGCTTGACCACAGAAGAATTAAGGTTGCTTCGCCGGTTAAATTCTCCGCGCAAGGTTCAGGATTTTTTAAATACTCTTGAACAGAATCATGAGCCTGAAGGCGATACATGTCTTTCGCCGCGCCGAGTGATACGGGAAAAGCGTGCGCACTGCATTGAGGGAGCGATGCTGGCTGCGTTGGCTTTTCGTCTTCAGGGTCAGAAGCCGCTTATTCTTGATCTTGAAAGTGCTTTTCATGATGTTGACCATGTCGTCGCGCTTTTTAAGCAGCATGGATACTGGGGAGCGGTATCCAAAACAAATCATGCGGTACTGCGATATCGCGAGCCTGTTTATCGTACGATACGGGAGCTGGTTCTATCGTACTTCCATGAATATTTTGATAAGAATGGCTTCAAAACATTGAGGCGCTATTCACAACCTGTCGACCTTTCGCGTTTTGATAAGCAAGGGTGGATGACGAGCGAGGGGGACGTCTGGTTTGTTGCGCAATATCTTGTGGATGTAAGCCATGAAGCTTTATTAACCCGGTCGCAGATCGCGACGTTAAGGCGGGCCGATTCGATCGAGATCAAGATCGGGGAGATCGTTGAGTGGAAAAATGGGAGGCGCGTTTCGTGATAACATTGGGTTGATGTCTGAAAATCCTTTTTCACGTATTGAGCAGGATCGCGAGCGTATGCTTCGCAGCGTGGAGTATTTACGCAGCAAGTCCAAGATTTTATTTTTGACGACTTCCAATCGTTGGCTTGGGGAGAAGCAGGACTTACCAAAAAGTACGATGCTCGCCAATAAGATGGCGGAGATGCTGGGTGATAAAGTGACGGTTATTGATGTTACGACGCTCAAAGTCTACCCGTGTGAAGGCAATGTTTCTACGGGGCGTGGAAATACTTGTGGGGAAAAAGGCGCGCTCCTCGATGATAAGGAAAAGAATCCTTCTGGCTGTCATCGATGTTATGCGAGCATGAATAATCCGGACGATGAACTGTGGGAAATCAGCAAACCGCTTTTAGAATCAGATGCCGTGGTATTTTTTGGATCCGTGCGATGGGGCCAGATGAATGCGTTTTATCAGAAACTCATCGAGCGATTAACCTGGCTCGAGAATCGTCACTCGACATTAGGTGAGAGTAATGTGCTGGCGAATATTGATGCTGGGCTGATTGCTGTCGGTCATAACTTGCGCGGGAAAGAGGTCGTGGATGCGCAAAAGAGGTTCACGGATTTTTTGGATTCAGAACACCGGGTGAACTTTATTGGAATTGGTCTTTTACGACGCCCGAGGATGAGACGAATGTTTCGTATCAGGATGCGACTAAGGCATTTCGTGAGACGTTTATTGAGAGTTGATCTCTTATTTTTTCTTGATATTTGTGATATAGTCAGGCCATGAACCTTGTGTTTCAATTCTTTTTACGTTTGCGAAAGAATAGCGTATTTTTTCTTGTCGTATTCGCTTCTTTTTTAGGGATCGGCGTTTCAATGCCGGTTTTGGCGGCTACGTATACCGTCTGTCCTTCTGGTTGTGATTTTGACACGATTACGAATGCGGTCGCTGTTGCTACTTCACCGGATATCATCAATGTAGAAGCTGATTACGCTTCCACGACTGAGACATTCTCATTCAATTTGCCTAACGGGGTCACGCTCGACTGTCAAAATAGCGGGGCGGTGATCGGGGTGGATGATGAATCGGCTCCGGTCTTTATCAATTCCCAGTCGGATAATATTTTTCGTAATTGTACGTTTTCTAACGTCGTTCTTCAGAATACGAATCAATCGAATGTACAGATTATCGATAATGTTTGGAGAGGTAATTCCCGCATCGATGCAAATACAGCAACCAACATTACGATTTCTGGTAATACGGCTACCGGCGAGAAAGGTCTGCGTCAAATTGCCGCGATCGATGCATCCAATGTGACGATCTCTTCAAATACGATCATGTCGTACGCCGGCCAAGGATTTGCTGGGCTTCGTATCGATTCTTCGACCAGTGTTCAGGTGACGAGTAATATCATTCAAGATAATACGACCACGACGAACGTCAATTATGACCTGATCGGTATTATTAACGGTAGTTATGATGTGTATTTTGCATCTAATACTGTTTCCGAGCCGTATCTTACGAGTTTTGGTATGGGGATGAGCATGCTTCAGATGTCGGCAAGAAATTTGACGATCGCGGACAACACGTTTCAAATGAACGGTTCAGGTGGCGGAATCGGTATCAATTTGAATGCAAATGACCGGCCGGTTTCCGCTGTTGTGCGGCATAATACGTTTGTACTCTGGCCGCTCTGTAGTGTTTGCAATGTGATTCAGCCTGGTGCATTTACTTCTTACACGATTCACGTTACTTCTACGTACAATTTAATCGTGAGTTTTGCTTCCAGTTCAGCAAACAACACCGGGCATTACGTTTCTGGAGCCGGACCTTCATCCAATTTGTTTGCGTTTACGGAGTATGATGGTTTTGTCAATTTGAATGCAGCTAACGATCCTGCGAATTTTCCGGCTGGAACGGGCTCGGTTTATCGAGTGTACAATCCGCTCAAGACGGATGATGCGACGACGACCAACGATTACGAACAGGCTCCTTGGAGTGCGTTTCTTGACGTGAATGGTGCGTTGGATATTGGTGCGCGTCCGGGTGTTCGCGAGAATGTTTTTCAGGTCGATGCCGCCGGTACCATCGACTACGCGACCGTCGATGCGACAAATACGACGGCGATTATTTCTCATTTGCGCAGTAACGATACCGTGAATTTGGCTGCCGGGACGTATTCACCGATCGTACTTGTATCGACCACAACGAATGTTGCGCTTTCTTCCGGTGTTTCGATTTTGGGCGCAGGGGTCAATACAATTATCCACGCATCAGCTTCAGGGAATGCGCTGCTTATCGACGGGATAACTGACTCTGTTTTTCGCGACTTCCGTCTTACGGGAGCTTCCTCTACGGCAACATCGACTTATAGAATTACGCGCTCCCAATTCACTCAGGGTGGAACCGATTATGACGATGGCTCTGGTATCGGATTTCCAGATGCCGTTATTATTGCCGGCGGAGTACCTTCCGGCGGTGCTTGTAATGCATCGCTTTACGATGCGGATAATTTTAATGTCACGACACTTGTTGGTGGAGCTACGGATGATTGGAATCTTTTTCTTATCGATTATCTTGGCAATAAACTTACATTGCTAGCTCCTGACCGATTTGTTCCTGATGCTGTCACGGCTTTAGGGTGTGGAAGTCCGGGAGCTGTCACTGTTGAACACGAGGTGAGTAGTATCTATACCGTTTCTTCAGGGTCGTATACGTACAATGCTGCGGCTGCGTCTTTAGCGGGCGTGTCGCCTAAATTCGGCGAAACGAATCCGCCTCGTTTAGATAGGACGGTTGTTGGTGCTACCGAGGCAGGGGTTGCGATTAACGATTCGAGTGGTAACACGTTTACAAACGTGACTTCAACAGGGAATTCTGTTGGCGTATTTTTAAGCGGAACGTCCACGAACAATGTGCTTACCGATGTTGTTATGGATGCCAACAGTCAATTTGATATTCGCAGCAGCGCTTCAGGTGATAATACATTTATCGATTCCACGTTTGGCATCGGATCTGTCTCGATTACGGGTAATGGATTGGTGCTCGGAAAGTTTTCCGCTCGTGTTCGCACTCAGGACTCGTCATTAGCGGGTATTTCTGGAATGACGGTGAATGGTACTTCCGCCAATAGTGCCAGCTCGACTTCTCTTGTCAGCGGTGGAGCGGGATACTCGTCTTTCAGTAATGCTCTGCCTGCGTTCTCGCTTAGTTCCTCCTCCGCAATCGCCACAACGGGAGGTTTTAATCCGTACACATGGACTTCCGTTGCAAACGCTTCCTACAATTCCGCAACGCTTTCCGCATCGTTATTGCAGCCGAGACAAACGATTACGCTTACGCTTACAGCGGCAAGTGCTGGTGGCGGTAGTCGTGGCGGTGGGAGTATCTTGATACCTCAAGGGAGTCTCACTCCGGTTGATGGCGGTTTAGCCGAGAGGCTTGCGGTATTTGCGGAAGCCGGTTTGGCGCCCGGAGATCTCGTGAAGTTGCCGAGTGACGGCGATCTGCTCACGCAGCATGATAGTACTGTTTATGAGCTTGGTACTGATGGGCGTCGTCACGCGTTTCCAAATCCATCGGTCTTTTTTTCACGGTATTGCACGTTTGCCAATGTCCGTATCGTCGATGGGGTTCTGGCGCGGATTCCGCTCGGTACGAACATGGCCTATGCTCCCGGTTTGAGGCTTATCAAGTTTGTCTCTGCACCAACGGTTTACCTTGTGCAATCTCCGAATGCTTTACGTGCAGTTCCGGATGAAGCAACCGCCGTACAGTTAGCCGGTTCCGATTGGGCCAAGCTTGTCTCCGATGTTTCGGATGCATTTTATAATGATTATGTCGTCGCGAACCCGATCATGTCTGCAGCAGAGACTTTGGATCGCACGCCACCGCTTTCTTGCGGGAAAAAAGCATCTTTCTTTAGCGCCATTTTGAATAAGGCCTTCAATCCCTACCGTTAAGCGCTTGTCTCTGCTAGAGTCCCGTCATGATCAAGAGTGCTACATTTGTTAAGAGTTACGCTGATCCTGAGCTTGTGCCCAAGGATGGGTTTCCGCAGATCGCGATGCTTGGCCGATCGAATGCCGGAAAGTCGTCGCTTATCAACTCGATTACGGGTGTAGCGGGTTTGGCTAAGACGAGCGCGGCTCCAGGTCGTACGCGTTTGATTAACGTGTTTTCCATCGATAAGCAGTATGAGCTCGTCGATCTACCGGGCTATGGATATGCCAAAGCTTCCAAGAACGAGCGCGATCGTTTGTTGGATTTGCTATCTGGATTTTTGTCTTCGGCCGCTCGCTTGAAGCTCGTTGTCATTATTCTCGATTCACGTTTGGGCGTAACCACTGTCGACAAAGAAGTAATTGAACAAGTACAGCGTTCCGGATTGCCGCTCCTCTTTGTCGCTAATAAAGCCGATAAGCCTTCACGCATGGAGCTGAGACAGGTTATCCAGTCCATAGAGCGAGTTTATCCAAATGTACCCGTCATTGCGCATTCGACGGTTTCCGGAGATGGTAGAGGATTGCTGGTTGATGCGTTTATGCGCGCGGCCAAAGCGTAGTTAGGCAAGATCAGAATAGAGTGGAAAGGCGTCGGCAAGTCTGCGGACGTCTTTTTTGATCTGCTCGACGACCGTCGAATCGTTTTTGGATTTCAGGAGTTGGGCGATGAGACGTGCAACTTCAATCGTTGCGTTTTCATCAAAGCCGCGCGTGGTGATCGCCGGCGTGCCAAGGCGTACTCCGGATGGATCGGCTGGTTTGCGTGGATCAAATGGGATCATGTTTTTGTTGGCTGAGATACCGACTTGTTCCAGCCATTGTTCCGCTTCTTTTCCGCCAACGCCCCATGGAGTTACATCGAGCAAGAGCAGGTGGTTATCCGTTCCGCCGGAGACGAGACGCGCGCCTTCTTCGAGAAAGGTTTTTGCCATCGCTTGAGCGTTGGCGAGGACTTGTTTCTGATAATCGATGAACGATGGCTGCAGCGCTTCATGAAAAGCAACGGCTTTGGCCGCGATGATGTGTTCGAGCGGGCCGCCTTGCGAGCCGGGGAACACTCCGGAATCGATTTTTTGGGCGAGATTTTTCTTTCCGCCGACATCAAGCCTGTCTTCGACTTTGGAGAGAATCATGGCGCCGCGCGGTCCGCGTAACGTTTTATGCGTGGTTGTGGTTACAACG
Encoded here:
- a CDS encoding flavodoxin family protein, translated to MSENPFSRIEQDRERMLRSVEYLRSKSKILFLTTSNRWLGEKQDLPKSTMLANKMAEMLGDKVTVIDVTTLKVYPCEGNVSTGRGNTCGEKGALLDDKEKNPSGCHRCYASMNNPDDELWEISKPLLESDAVVFFGSVRWGQMNAFYQKLIERLTWLENRHSTLGESNVLANIDAGLIAVGHNLRGKEVVDAQKRFTDFLDSEHRVNFIGIGLLRRPRMRRMFRIRMRLRHFVRRLLRVDLLFFLDICDIVRP
- a CDS encoding right-handed parallel beta-helix repeat-containing protein, with the translated sequence MNLVFQFFLRLRKNSVFFLVVFASFLGIGVSMPVLAATYTVCPSGCDFDTITNAVAVATSPDIINVEADYASTTETFSFNLPNGVTLDCQNSGAVIGVDDESAPVFINSQSDNIFRNCTFSNVVLQNTNQSNVQIIDNVWRGNSRIDANTATNITISGNTATGEKGLRQIAAIDASNVTISSNTIMSYAGQGFAGLRIDSSTSVQVTSNIIQDNTTTTNVNYDLIGIINGSYDVYFASNTVSEPYLTSFGMGMSMLQMSARNLTIADNTFQMNGSGGGIGINLNANDRPVSAVVRHNTFVLWPLCSVCNVIQPGAFTSYTIHVTSTYNLIVSFASSSANNTGHYVSGAGPSSNLFAFTEYDGFVNLNAANDPANFPAGTGSVYRVYNPLKTDDATTTNDYEQAPWSAFLDVNGALDIGARPGVRENVFQVDAAGTIDYATVDATNTTAIISHLRSNDTVNLAAGTYSPIVLVSTTTNVALSSGVSILGAGVNTIIHASASGNALLIDGITDSVFRDFRLTGASSTATSTYRITRSQFTQGGTDYDDGSGIGFPDAVIIAGGVPSGGACNASLYDADNFNVTTLVGGATDDWNLFLIDYLGNKLTLLAPDRFVPDAVTALGCGSPGAVTVEHEVSSIYTVSSGSYTYNAAAASLAGVSPKFGETNPPRLDRTVVGATEAGVAINDSSGNTFTNVTSTGNSVGVFLSGTSTNNVLTDVVMDANSQFDIRSSASGDNTFIDSTFGIGSVSITGNGLVLGKFSARVRTQDSSLAGISGMTVNGTSANSASSTSLVSGGAGYSSFSNALPAFSLSSSSAIATTGGFNPYTWTSVANASYNSATLSASLLQPRQTITLTLTAASAGGGSRGGGSILIPQGSLTPVDGGLAERLAVFAEAGLAPGDLVKLPSDGDLLTQHDSTVYELGTDGRRHAFPNPSVFFSRYCTFANVRIVDGVLARIPLGTNMAYAPGLRLIKFVSAPTVYLVQSPNALRAVPDEATAVQLAGSDWAKLVSDVSDAFYNDYVVANPIMSAAETLDRTPPLSCGKKASFFSAILNKAFNPYR
- the ysxC gene encoding ribosome biogenesis GTP-binding protein YsxC is translated as MIKSATFVKSYADPELVPKDGFPQIAMLGRSNAGKSSLINSITGVAGLAKTSAAPGRTRLINVFSIDKQYELVDLPGYGYAKASKNERDRLLDLLSGFLSSAARLKLVVIILDSRLGVTTVDKEVIEQVQRSGLPLLFVANKADKPSRMELRQVIQSIERVYPNVPVIAHSTVSGDGRGLLVDAFMRAAKA